From Chiloscyllium punctatum isolate Juve2018m chromosome 39, sChiPun1.3, whole genome shotgun sequence, one genomic window encodes:
- the LOC140463905 gene encoding RING finger protein 222, with product MSEEGSSECPVCYEKVSRQNQSLRTLSCNHVFCHDCLVKTVINQERQPRKVVCPVCRHVTFLSKKSSRWSAGGKDAKQTLEIPLAPSATRDLRPLGAPPPPPPRSLLRRWMSSWRRTLAAARRPAAGTSQIFVISGRGRPMSEEELRAPADGLVLEHRRCRLRWVLVLLCFIIIGAVVAAILPWVTSFK from the coding sequence ATGTCGGAGGAGGGCAGCTCCGAGTGCCCGGTGTGTTACGAGAAGGTTTCGCGCCAGAACCAGTCCCTCCGGACGCTGAGCTGCAACCACGTCTTCTGCCACGACTGCCTGGTCAAGACGGTCATCAACCAGGAGCGGCAGCCCCGGAAGGTGGTCTGCCCCGTCTGCCGGCACGTCACCTTCCTCAGCAAGAAGAGCTCCCGCTGGAGCGCCGGGGGCAAGGACGCCAAGCAGACCCTGGAGATCCCCCTGGCGCCCAGCGCCACCCGCGACCTCCGGCCGCTGGGggcgccgccgccgccgcctccGCGGTCGCTGCTGCGCCGCTGGATGAGCAGTTGGCGCCGGACACTCGCCGCCGCCCGCCGCCCGGCCGCGGGCACCAGCCAGATTTTCGTGATCAGCGGCAGGGGCAGGCCCATGAGCGAGGAGGAGCTGAGGGCCCCCGCTGACGGACTGGTGTTGGAGCACCGGCGCTGCAGGCTCCGCTGGGTGTTGGTGCTGCTCTGCTTCATCATCATCGGCGCTGTGGTGGCCGCCATCCTGCCCTGGGTCACCTCCTTCAAATGA